GAATGACTGTTCAGGACACTGGATGGTAGTAAAGGAGGAGctgtagaggcaggtgtagcacttgttctgcttgcaagggtaactGCCAGGAGGGAAAGGAGTGTGCTTGGCTTTGGTTATGCTCGTACCTCATGCCCCTACAacaatgatgataatgatgatgatgatgataataataataataataataataataataataataataacaataacacaTGGAACTTAACCAATTTACATCCCAGAAGTCTACAAACTTTGGGTTATTGAACTTCCTAGCAACTAGTCACAATGCAAACTATGCAAATCCAATGACTATAACCATGGAGATGCTGACTAATACACCTGTAACATGGCTTCAGTGCTGTTCGTTGTGGGTTATTATGCAACATTGTGTATGAAGTTATGAAGGGCAGAGGTGGGGTGAATGTGCAGAGTGCATTTCCCTGGGTTGCAGAACCAAGAGCTAGAGGGCGGACGTTTAGGGTTCTGTAGAAAGAGGAACGGTTAAAGTGTGAGTACGTTTAAAGCAAGAAGGATGGGATTTAAtgggaacttggggggggggggggggctcattTTTCAGCCAGTGAGTGATGAGTGTTtgaaatgagctgctagaggatgTGGTTGTGGCACATTACAACATTTAGAGTACGTAGTCGGAAACATGTTTTTTAACGGGCCAATCGGGGCAAGTGGAACCAGCGTAGATGAGAATCTTGCTCCGCATTGACCAGTTGAACCGAAGGATATCTTTATACCATGACTCAAAGTAACAATTGTGTCGCTCCCCACTGATGCAATGTGACGCTCGTATCTCACAGTGCTGGCGGCTGCACAGTCGCGCCCATTGATTCTGACATTCAGGCAAAACAAAACTTCAAAGGACTATTGTTTGAAATATTTATGCGTTGCCTGTCTTGGGCAAGGAGGTTCACTTGGCGAGTTTTACAATTATTAATAGGTAGATTCATAAAGAATAATACAAAATAAGTTTTGTTGGCAAAAACGACGTTTTCGGGGAACCATGGTCCAACAAAAAGGTGAACATTTTTAACCGTTCCCCCTTCTACAGATGCCTCGATGAGAATTTCAAACAGGATTACAAACACCCAGATTTACATCGCCCATCCGGATGAAAATAAAGTGAGAAAACCAGGAAACAGCGCGCTCCCTCACCTTTCGATGCAGCCAGGAAACCATCTGAGTATCTTTCTCTTAGACAAAAGCAGCGAACTATAAACACGATAAACTCTAGAGATCCTGGAATCTAAAGCAACACGCAAAATAACCGAGAAACTCTGCAGGtcggcaacatcaatggaaataaaCGGACAGTCGACCTCTCGGACCGAGGAAACGGGCATGCGCGTTAAAACCGAAAGTCCGTAAATGCACGGGAGTTCTAGACTTGCCGATATGGAAGAACAACCTAAAACTAAAAACGGTTATATCCAGCGTTCGCTGTTCGTGTTTTTGATGCTGTTAACTCTGACACTGGTCTTTCTAACCCTGCAGAATACAAAGGTGTGTATAATGGTGAAAGTAAAATGCTCAGTGAAAAGCAGTTCCTGACCATCGTTTGAAGTGATTGTGTTTAAACGAGTGCGCGTCTCTTGTTGAGCACCCGTTTTACAGGGAAATGATTTAAATGATCACAATCTGTTGCTCATCGCTCCTCTTCTCCTTCTACTGGCAACTCAAGACTTTAACCCATGCTCTCTTTCACCATCCTGTCCGCTCGGACACGCAAACTGTTGGTGCAGTTTGGGTACATCGTCGTTTTCGCTCATTACCAACCCTGCAAGTAGACACGGGTATCTGCTGTgccttcccactttctccccttCAACTGTGGATCTACACACAGAGCAACGGAGAAATGATTAAGCTGCGCCTTCATAGCGTTGAAACGGCTATTTTAAATCAGTTTTTATTaaactataaaagtttatttacatCATCAGGTACAAACATTCAGTATTTACAAGACAGTAAGTATATTCAGATCAAAATGTGGTTACTACCATCTATAAAACCGTCAATACCCCGTGCCGTGGGGGCACCGTTCCTGGAAGTTTCTCATTGTACCGCGTGCTCCCTCTCCAAGAACAACCGGGAGCGAACAAATCCTCAGAAGAGGGGCACGGGGCGGGCAATctgcctgggcagtgtcttccaTTTTCAGCCGCTTCGACACATAAATGGCCAACTTGGCCAGGCCCATGAGCATTCCCACCCACTTCCGAACTGGGTGCCAGTAGATGAGGAACGCGGAACTAAAGTGCAGCGAGAACCTCAGCAGCAGCCCCTTGAGAAACGAACAGAGAAGCTGCAACCTCCCCCGTTCCGTGTACGCGTCGTTCACTGACTGTTCCCGTCTACAGAGTGGACAGGTGAACCTGCTCAGAAACCTGTTGTGCGGTACTGCCCGATACACCTTCCACCTCAGATCCCCAATGTACAGTCCTTGTGACTGGTGTCCTCGGGTGTATTTAAGTAGCATACGACCAGAATTTGAAATATAATCTGTTCCTTCTGATTTTTTATTGTTAAGTTCAGCAGGTAATGGAATTGGGAACAATGGTGAAGTATAGTTGACCCAACGAATCGATGTCCACAGATCTCCCGCTGCCCAGTTTTCGGCAGAAATGGAGTTTAGCAATCTCTACTGTTGGAAATTGTTACTTTAATTAGAGCCATTATGGATACAAATCGTACTGCCGTCCACGGGTGCTCTGCATGCCCTGACAAAGCGTTCTGTTCAGCACTGACAGTGAGCATTAACAGTTCACCTGACCTGTAGTGGGGCACAGTGGACAATCCCACTTTGCTGCATAGGCTGATCTAACAGAATCTTTGAACAATGTTCAGCAGTGAGAATGACTCTTTGTTTACACTGTGGATAATGCGAAATTCAGTTCCTCCTTTAGTTAGCTTCGGGCGCTGAGTGGATAAATTCACTGTATAGGAATACATTGTAAGCATTTTTATTAATTTAGTTTATCTCTTGTTTTTAGATATCATGCTAGAAAGTGTCAGGTAGAGCCTTTCTCACTgaagtatacactcagtggccattttattaggtacaggaattgTGAGTGTATTTTCATAATCTTCTGCTGctggtgctcttctgcacaccgctgttgtaatccacgggtatttgaattactgtcaccttcctgtaagcttgaaccaatctggccattctcctctgacctctcttattaacaaggtgtgttcacccacagaactgcattaacaaggtgtacatgtgtacctaatgAGGTGGCTTCTGAGGGCGTGTATAATGCTGTGAACACTAGATAATAATTCTGTGATTAGAACTATGTTTTCTAATGATTCTCGACTTGATAATGAACATGAAAAAAATGTGGGTGTGATGATGTTGAAAAGTATATTCATTAATGTTGTTGCTTTCCGTAGTTCGAGCAATTTTCAACTTCCAGAGGAAAGCCCAAAAATCCAGCTCCGAAAAGTAATTCCACAACACAGCAGGAAGGGAAAATGGAGGAGATCGATTGGGTACACAGGCTGGTGAAGATTGGCTATCAGTATCACAGCTTCACTCCTGAAGAAAGATTGGAGGGTTCAGCCTTGATGAAACTGATTGAATGGCCAAAGCCTCCCAATGCTGAAGTTCCCTTTCAGAAAAGCAGTGACCCATCACATACTTGCTTTGTTattttaaattctggaaagacttTCTATGTGGGAGATCAGTTACAGGTGATGGTACGTATGTACGATTTTgaaggaaatccaaagcaatacggGGGTGACTATCTCCAAGCCCGGATCCACACTCCAGAGTTGAAAGCTGGTTCAGCAGGAACGGTTATAGATCATCAAAATGGATTTTACTATATAAATTTTAATTTATCCTGGGCGGGAAAAGTCCAAGTGTCTGTTTCGTTGGTTCATCCCAGTGAAGGGATCCAAATATTAAAAAGGCTACGTGAAGAACGACCAGATAGAGTGTATTTGAAATGTACTTTCAAAGCTGGGGATGTTTCCGAGACTACAGTATGCAGTCTGTTTTTGCCTGAAACTAAACCACTCTGCAATTTTACTGATCTCAGGGCAGGGGAGCCCTGGTTCTGTTACAAACCAAAGAAGCTTTCCTGTTCTTCTCACATAAATTATGCTATAGGAGGATATGCAAAGAATGTTATAATTGGAGAAGAAAGACGGTTTTTTCAAAGGTTACGTACATTTTCTTTTTTTGAAATTCAAAGTCAAAATGTGTTtaatatcaaagtgtgtatatgatatacaaccctgagattcatctccgtacagacagccacaaaacaaagtaacccaatagaacccattaaaaaacgaCAAactcccaatgtgcagaaaaataacaaatcatgcaaacacttGAAGTTCCCGAATtaagtccacagccacaaagccagtcatcactgcagccaattAGTTGCAGGGCACAGTGTCAGTGAGGCGAGTTGTACTGGCCTACCcctcacctccagccctgacaccctgacctttttaaTTTGGCCTGGTGTTTAAACTGTGCAAGCCTCAGGTCATTCCTCGCTCTTTTGCCAGGGTCCCTCCGGATCAATACGCTCTTTGGTCTGGACTCTACCTCCTCAATTCAGCCTGTACCCAGCCCTTCCAATTAGGTCCGGCACTTAAATTGTTCAAACCCCAGTCCTGCCATGGGTCTGCATGTTTCACCTTGGTTCTGTCACTTCGAATCATCTCCAAGTCTGCTCCAGGTACCACTGCCTTGATTTGCCTCATAAATGCCATGTCACAACCGCCCTGCACCTTCGAGGCTTCAGTTTACACTGCAAGGGAAGTTATAATCTAGTGATTGCAATGTTCATTTTCCATAAAAAGTGTTAATAATGATTTATTTAATAGtttttttaaagagcaaacacgaggaaatctgcagatgctggaaattcaaacaacaagacacagaaaatgctggtggaacacagcaggccaggcagcatctatagggagaagcgctgacgacgtttcgggccgagacccttcgtcagaaatgtcgacagcacttctccctatagatgctgcctggcctgctgtgttccaccagcattttctgtgtcttGTTATTTAAtagttttgtttgttttgttttgtgacaGGCAAGTAGACACTGTACTTCACCTGTGCTGTCTTGTTATTTTGTTATTGCcatttttcagtattttctggGTTTGTTTCTGATTTGTATCTAACCTACGCTgtttgttgctttgaatttccattcattttgtttctacatTTGGAGTTCTAATTAATTTAACAAGTTTCAGTTGCTCCAGTTTGCTGGTGCTGGTTGTTAGGtttaattactataaattatcTCTATGCTGGTACGAGAATTGGGGGAAGATTtgataaatatctgaaaaaaaaacaggtaaAAGGACAGCaagagagacaatagacaatagacagtaggtgcaggagtaggccatttggcccttctagctagcaccaccattcactatgatcatggttgatcatacacaatcagtaccctgttcctgccctctccccatatcccttgaccccactatctataagagctctatctaactctctcttgaatgcatccagaaacttggtctccactgccttccggggcagagcattccacatatccaccactctctgggtgaaaaagtttttctgcatctctgttctaaatggcctaccccttattcttaaactgtggcctctagttctggactcacccatcagcaggaacatgtttcctgcctccagcgtgtccaatcccttaataatcttatatgtttcaatcagatcccctctcatccttctcaattccagtgtatacaagcccagtcgctccaatctttcaacatatgacagtcccaccattccgggaattaaccttgtgaacctactctgcactccctcaatagcaagaatgtccttcctcaaatttggagaccaaaactgcacacaatactccagttggggtctcaccagggccctgtacagctgcagaaggacctctttactcctatactcaattcctcttgttataaaggccagcatgccattagctttcttcactgcctgctgtacctgcatgcttgctttcattgactgatgtacaagaacacctagatctcgttgtacttccccttttcctaacttgactccatttagatagtaatctgccttcctgttcttgccaccaaagtggataacctcacatttatccacatttaactgcatctgccatatatttgcccactcacccaacctgtccaagtcaccctgcattctcataacatcctcctgacatttcacactgccacccagctttgcgtcatcagcaaatttgctaatgttacttttaatcccttcatctaaatcatgaaTGTATatcgtaaacagctgcggtcccagcaccgaaccttgcggtaccccactggtcacagcctgccattccgaaagggacccgttaattgctactctttgtt
The Hemitrygon akajei chromosome 5, sHemAka1.3, whole genome shotgun sequence DNA segment above includes these coding regions:
- the LOC140727639 gene encoding NXPE family member 3-like isoform X1; translated protein: MHGSSRLADMEEQPKTKNGYIQRSLFVFLMLLTLTLVFLTLQNTKFEQFSTSRGKPKNPAPKSNSTTQQEGKMEEIDWVHRLVKIGYQYHSFTPEERLEGSALMKLIEWPKPPNAEVPFQKSSDPSHTCFVILNSGKTFYVGDQLQVMVRMYDFEGNPKQYGGDYLQARIHTPELKAGSAGTVIDHQNGFYYINFNLSWAGKVQVSVSLVHPSEGIQILKRLREERPDRVYLKCTFKAGDVSETTVCSLFLPETKPLCNFTDLRAGEPWFCYKPKKLSCSSHINYAIGGYAKNVIIGEERRFFQSGVNIKRPILPCGIGHVIVKPSPRQTTDLRECVRGKPVVSPSGFYFKNWWISTTCNIRHFTTPAKITKCLRGKKVHLFGDSTIRQWFEYLTAFLPGLKMFDLGNHIKAGPLCALDVENKIMLEYCAHGPPIQFRSLSSQHLYYISNKLNEIKGGKDTVIGITICAHFNTFPVGVYIRRLQYIRRSILQLLSRNPDTVIVIKTGNAREANQDYILNYNDWFSYQLDVLMRRIFAHMNVAFVDAWEMTIAHYLPHNIHPPQIIIKNEIDVFLSYVCPSEKE